Proteins encoded together in one uncultured Desulfosarcina sp. window:
- a CDS encoding Flp family type IVb pilin, protein MKNKLIAFWKDESGVTAVEYGLIAGVMAALLVAVLGLFGDNLKELFEAIADTLSDAAEEVKSQQN, encoded by the coding sequence ATGAAAAACAAGCTGATTGCTTTCTGGAAGGATGAATCGGGAGTCACTGCGGTCGAGTACGGCCTCATCGCCGGGGTGATGGCAGCCCTTCTGGTGGCGGTGTTGGGCCTGTTCGGGGACAACCTCAAAGAGCTTTTCGAGGCCATTGCCGACACGCTCAGCGATGCGGCCGAGGAAGTGAAAAGCCAGCAAAATTAG
- a CDS encoding TadE/TadG family type IV pilus assembly protein produces the protein MRTLTSMIRSQRGVAAMEFALVLPIFLLLLFAIIDFGWYFTREFVLINAVSQGARSAVGTVRQPDETVSAYVQRVTEKVRETAGDLYWIGTLSESRITVEVELSGGLPDTITVVGKDNYRSLTGFLPSSLLPEDTRARTVMAFL, from the coding sequence TTGAGAACCTTAACCTCGATGATTCGCAGTCAGCGAGGTGTTGCCGCCATGGAATTCGCCCTGGTGCTGCCCATCTTTCTGCTGCTGCTTTTCGCCATTATCGATTTCGGCTGGTATTTCACCCGCGAATTCGTGCTTATCAACGCTGTTTCCCAGGGGGCACGTTCAGCGGTGGGCACCGTGCGCCAGCCCGACGAAACCGTGAGCGCCTATGTGCAGCGGGTAACCGAGAAGGTCCGCGAGACAGCCGGCGACCTTTACTGGATCGGCACCCTTTCCGAATCGCGGATTACGGTGGAAGTGGAACTCTCCGGGGGATTACCCGATACGATCACGGTGGTAGGCAAGGACAACTACAGATCCCTCACCGGCTTTTTGCCCAGCTCACTGCTGCCCGAGGATACTAGGGCGAGGACGGTAATGGCTTTTTTATGA
- a CDS encoding pilus assembly protein N-terminal domain-containing protein: MNFTISSFFALALRLAAAGMILLFSLSTPAVSADLRPSETIEGIYLGKTFVYQAAVRFERVAVGHAGVAVVRALSDDTLLIKGNKPGRTNLILWPVDGSPPVSLDLKVDVDPLLIADVEKMVGEMVPDAEVRIVSANGTLILDGTVTSLTMMQRVLQIVSAYFGEKTDAEEDAQQASTIVIGDSGSYSAQDDEGQLGQNLNTKIAIRNNLIVVRGPQQVQLEVKIAEVSRSGVKQMGLAYLYNGSEAFSFVQGGDVSGSSSLARPSTNGTTVDENNIISSTAELATPFSSAFQLLFHSSNRNNLALLNLLKGQGLARYLATPTLVAMSGQEATFQVGGSFPIPSSNSNGTDINYREYGVLLRFTPVVLDRETISLQVNPEVSSPDWTMGTYSGGVAVPGTKERTASTTLQLKDGQSFVMAGLLKEEMYTEVSKLPLLGDIPVLGSLFTNKEYSKDESELIIVVTPRLVRPLEPFERPPLPGENWKNEIGDLDFYLTNDLDFRSRAEDSEAVTQADMEQGQKAFSGDVGYAQ, translated from the coding sequence ATGAACTTCACGATTTCTTCTTTCTTTGCATTGGCCCTCCGGTTGGCGGCGGCAGGAATGATTCTGCTTTTCTCCCTTTCGACACCGGCCGTCTCCGCAGATCTGCGGCCGTCCGAGACCATCGAGGGCATCTATCTCGGAAAAACCTTCGTCTACCAGGCCGCGGTGCGTTTCGAGCGGGTGGCCGTGGGGCATGCCGGCGTGGCCGTCGTTCGAGCCCTTTCCGACGACACCCTGCTGATCAAGGGAAACAAGCCGGGACGCACCAACCTGATCCTGTGGCCCGTGGACGGCAGCCCGCCCGTAAGCCTCGATCTGAAGGTGGACGTTGATCCGCTGCTCATCGCCGATGTGGAAAAGATGGTCGGTGAAATGGTGCCCGACGCCGAGGTGCGCATTGTCTCGGCCAACGGCACCCTGATCCTGGACGGAACGGTAACCTCTCTCACCATGATGCAGCGGGTCCTGCAGATCGTCTCGGCCTATTTCGGCGAGAAGACCGATGCCGAGGAGGATGCCCAGCAGGCCTCCACCATCGTCATCGGAGACTCCGGCAGTTATTCGGCACAGGATGACGAGGGACAGCTCGGGCAGAACCTCAACACCAAAATCGCCATCCGCAACAACCTCATCGTGGTCAGGGGGCCCCAGCAGGTGCAGCTTGAAGTCAAGATCGCCGAGGTGTCCCGGTCGGGGGTCAAACAGATGGGGCTGGCCTACTTGTACAACGGCAGCGAGGCTTTTTCCTTCGTGCAAGGCGGCGACGTGAGCGGCAGTTCCTCGCTGGCACGGCCATCGACCAATGGAACCACGGTCGACGAAAACAACATCATCTCCTCGACCGCCGAACTGGCTACCCCCTTCAGCTCCGCCTTCCAGTTGCTCTTCCACTCTTCCAACAGAAACAACCTGGCCCTGCTCAACCTGCTCAAAGGGCAGGGGCTGGCCCGCTACCTGGCCACGCCCACCCTGGTGGCCATGAGCGGCCAGGAGGCCACCTTCCAGGTGGGGGGCTCCTTTCCCATCCCATCGTCCAACAGCAACGGAACCGATATCAACTATCGGGAATACGGCGTCCTGCTGCGTTTCACTCCGGTGGTGCTGGACCGGGAGACCATCTCCCTGCAGGTGAACCCCGAGGTGAGTTCGCCCGACTGGACCATGGGCACCTACTCGGGCGGAGTGGCGGTGCCGGGAACCAAAGAGCGCACCGCCAGCACCACTTTGCAGCTCAAGGACGGCCAGAGCTTCGTCATGGCGGGGCTGCTCAAGGAAGAGATGTACACCGAGGTGAGCAAACTGCCTCTTCTGGGAGACATTCCCGTGCTGGGTTCTTTGTTCACCAACAAGGAGTACAGCAAGGACGAGTCGGAACTGATCATCGTGGTGACCCCGCGCCTGGTGCGGCCGCTGGAGCCCTTTGAACGCCCGCCCCTGCCCGGGGAGAACTGGAAAAATGAGATCGGCGACCTCGATTTTTACCTGACCAACGATCTGGATTTCCGTTCCCGGGCCGAGGATTCGGAGGCGGTCACGCAGGCCGATATGGAGCAGGGGCAAAAGGCCTTTTCCGGAGACGTAGGGTATGCACAATGA
- the cpaB gene encoding Flp pilus assembly protein CpaB, with protein MRKTRGLIALAIALVLGIVAARAVMVTLNRKPQPQAVKQAAKPAAPPERLFETLPAHLRLVNVRVDDVTGVSRELKSGDRVDVIATTPLEGSRGGTVSRILLENVEIGRMSNAAPVTSKLATMSKFWTVSLLVPPEDAVTLVGAAQASTLSLMARSGAESSSAAEAGLRSASFVYTGAHGLRTARRPVRDEIPADMRAVTLSLAETDGICGIIKPGDRVDVVYTCQSARINMGQDRSAGATAKVDKLSYSSQVLLQNVEVLDTDRQYRADPGNSEPTRQVTLLVSPRQATKLAVLTDSGARHASLRLVARNPEDTGTVPVPKVELGDLLSDRMPEWKVDIIQGNQMKVQQF; from the coding sequence ATGCGCAAAACCAGAGGGCTCATCGCCCTGGCCATCGCCCTGGTGCTGGGGATAGTGGCCGCCCGCGCGGTGATGGTAACGCTGAACCGCAAACCGCAGCCACAGGCCGTAAAGCAGGCGGCTAAGCCGGCCGCTCCTCCCGAACGGCTGTTCGAAACCCTGCCCGCCCACCTGCGGCTGGTCAACGTGCGGGTGGACGATGTCACCGGCGTCTCCCGGGAGCTGAAGTCGGGAGACCGGGTGGATGTCATTGCGACTACGCCCCTCGAAGGCTCCCGCGGCGGCACGGTGTCCCGCATCCTGCTGGAGAACGTGGAGATCGGCCGGATGTCCAACGCTGCCCCCGTCACCAGCAAATTGGCGACCATGAGTAAATTCTGGACCGTTTCCCTGCTGGTGCCGCCGGAGGATGCCGTGACCCTGGTGGGGGCCGCCCAGGCCTCCACGCTATCCCTCATGGCCCGAAGCGGAGCAGAGTCCTCATCGGCGGCAGAGGCAGGCCTGCGCTCCGCCAGTTTCGTCTACACAGGGGCCCACGGCCTTCGTACCGCACGGCGCCCGGTGCGCGACGAAATCCCGGCGGACATGCGGGCAGTGACCCTTTCCCTGGCGGAAACGGACGGCATCTGCGGCATCATCAAGCCGGGAGACCGGGTGGACGTGGTCTACACCTGCCAGTCGGCCCGCATCAATATGGGCCAGGACCGCAGCGCGGGGGCCACCGCCAAGGTGGACAAGCTTTCCTACAGTTCGCAGGTGCTGCTGCAGAACGTGGAGGTGCTCGACACCGACCGGCAGTACCGCGCCGATCCGGGCAACAGCGAACCCACCCGGCAGGTGACCCTTCTGGTCAGCCCCCGGCAGGCTACGAAGCTGGCGGTGCTGACCGACTCGGGAGCCCGCCATGCGAGCCTGCGCCTGGTTGCCCGCAACCCGGAAGATACCGGCACCGTCCCCGTGCCCAAAGTGGAGTTGGGAGATCTACTTTCGGACCGCATGCCGGAATGGAAGGTCGATATCATTCAGGGCAACCAGATGAAAGTGCAGCAATTCTGA
- a CDS encoding helix-turn-helix domain-containing protein, translating to MKICRLFSNLDPYRQLDPEQLAAISRTYRKTSIPAGAFLIRQGQPVSRIGFILSGTAKVTVYDHVGDELPCGHLNDGDLLFDIAVLTGDHASSNVVSLKASTWFLQSRESFLHTIDRYRPLKDYFYKKTAMGVRWGHEIFCKDFMPGFCDDRCATYRLPFLRKALQFIHGNYQQQITLEMVARETAMSKYHFSRLFKQHMGLSFKQYLNRQRIEAAKSLIATSGYNITEASFAVGFNDASYFSRVFREIEGGPPKRLLSLSDSTVSKAG from the coding sequence ATGAAGATTTGCCGCCTCTTTTCGAACCTGGACCCGTATCGCCAATTGGACCCGGAGCAGTTGGCCGCGATTTCCCGCACCTACAGGAAAACATCCATTCCCGCCGGAGCGTTTCTTATCCGACAGGGGCAACCGGTTTCCCGGATCGGCTTTATTCTTTCCGGAACCGCGAAAGTGACGGTTTACGACCATGTCGGGGACGAGCTGCCATGCGGGCACCTGAATGATGGCGACTTGCTGTTCGATATCGCGGTTCTCACCGGCGATCACGCCTCCTCCAACGTTGTCAGTCTGAAAGCCTCCACCTGGTTTCTGCAGTCCAGGGAAAGCTTTCTCCACACCATCGATAGGTATCGACCGTTGAAAGACTACTTTTATAAAAAAACGGCGATGGGGGTCAGATGGGGGCACGAGATTTTCTGCAAAGATTTTATGCCCGGCTTTTGCGACGATCGATGCGCGACCTATCGCCTGCCATTTTTGCGGAAGGCGCTTCAATTTATTCATGGCAACTATCAACAGCAGATTACCCTGGAAATGGTCGCCAGGGAGACGGCCATGAGCAAGTACCACTTCTCCCGCCTGTTCAAACAACACATGGGGCTGTCCTTCAAACAATATCTCAACCGGCAGCGCATAGAGGCCGCCAAGTCGCTGATCGCAACCAGCGGATACAACATCACCGAGGCCAGTTTTGCCGTCGGATTCAACGATGCCTCCTATTTTTCAAGGGTCTTTCGGGAGATCGAAGGCGGTCCTCCCAAACGCCTGTTGTCGCTGAGCGATTCAACGGTTTCAAAAGCAGGGTGA
- a CDS encoding prepilin peptidase produces the protein MMSLTASPVGELACMLLLAAAICTDLLRRIIPNTLICTGAIGGLIYHLMAAVTTVEGFLFSISGLLVGGLLLIWPYSRSWVGGGDVKLLAMLGTWVGPATILRVFVCTTLVGGLMAAVQIIRSRRTPGRVGSSRRDLPYALAMGGGYALTLLGVAFF, from the coding sequence ATGATGTCGTTAACAGCCAGCCCTGTGGGAGAACTGGCGTGCATGCTGCTGCTGGCCGCGGCGATCTGCACGGACCTCTTACGCCGCATTATCCCCAACACCCTGATCTGCACCGGCGCGATCGGTGGCCTGATTTATCACCTGATGGCGGCCGTGACCACGGTGGAGGGCTTCCTCTTTTCCATATCGGGCCTGCTGGTCGGGGGGCTGTTATTGATCTGGCCCTATTCCCGTTCTTGGGTCGGAGGGGGAGACGTCAAACTGCTGGCCATGCTGGGGACCTGGGTTGGTCCCGCAACGATCCTGCGGGTATTCGTCTGCACAACGCTGGTGGGAGGTCTCATGGCCGCCGTTCAAATCATCCGCAGCCGGCGGACGCCTGGAAGAGTCGGTTCTTCCCGACGGGACCTGCCTTATGCGCTGGCCATGGGCGGCGGATATGCCCTTACCCTGTTGGGAGTTGCCTTCTTTTGA
- a CDS encoding pilus assembly protein N-terminal domain-containing protein: MPNRKSLYFRWMFIALLLLLSSGMALAGDASRRPLRLLDNTRLAGRIELCLGEGRELYLPHDIGNLSLGSTDIADVMLMKGPHPRTIRIVGKSEGRTNLIISPPAMETENNVRKIEYLILVRKAYQVEVINGVETSPEASLSGW, translated from the coding sequence ATGCCGAACAGGAAGAGTTTATATTTCAGGTGGATGTTCATCGCCCTGCTTTTGCTTTTGTCGTCCGGCATGGCGCTGGCCGGAGACGCTTCCCGGCGTCCGCTACGCCTGTTGGACAACACCCGACTGGCCGGGCGCATCGAACTATGTCTGGGCGAAGGGCGAGAGCTGTACCTGCCCCACGATATCGGCAACCTGTCTCTGGGATCGACGGATATTGCCGATGTCATGCTGATGAAAGGCCCGCATCCGCGCACCATCCGTATCGTGGGCAAAAGCGAGGGGCGCACCAATCTGATCATCTCCCCCCCTGCCATGGAAACGGAGAACAATGTCCGCAAGATCGAATACCTCATCCTGGTCCGCAAGGCCTATCAAGTGGAGGTGATCAACGGTGTCGAAACCAGCCCGGAGGCATCCCTTTCAGGATGGTAG